A region of Flavobacterium indicum GPTSA100-9 = DSM 17447 DNA encodes the following proteins:
- a CDS encoding SUF system Fe-S cluster assembly protein: MEEYKDEINLGENVVRVLKTIFDPEIPVDIYELGLIYDVMINEDNEVKILMTLTSPNCPVAETLPQEVEEKIKSIGEVKSCEVEITFDPPWSKDLMSEEAKLELGML; this comes from the coding sequence ATGGAAGAATACAAAGACGAAATCAACTTAGGAGAAAATGTTGTAAGGGTATTAAAAACAATTTTTGACCCTGAAATTCCAGTTGATATTTATGAATTAGGATTGATTTATGATGTAATGATTAATGAAGATAATGAAGTTAAAATTTTAATGACATTAACTTCGCCAAATTGTCCAGTAGCAGAAACATTACCACAAGAAGTAGAAGAAAAAATTAAGTCTATTGGTGAAGTGAAATCATGTGAGGTTGAAATCACTTTTGATCCACCTTGGAGCAAAGATTTAATGAGTGAAGAAGCAAAATTAGAGTTAGGAATGCTATAA
- a CDS encoding DUF2480 family protein, translating to MDEIVNKVANSKLMVFDLEDYYPEENHVTSIDISQWLFGGFVLKESEFRDHLKNTDWSVYQDKYVALFCSEDAILPAWAFTLVTVHLVPYALKVVQGSKENAIIEWYQDVLNKLDYTDYFDKPLILKGCAKKQVPQEVYTIAIQKLIKVAKSVMFGEACSAVPLYKRK from the coding sequence ATGGACGAAATTGTAAATAAAGTTGCCAACAGTAAATTAATGGTTTTCGATTTAGAAGATTATTATCCTGAGGAAAATCACGTAACTAGTATTGATATTTCTCAATGGTTATTTGGAGGTTTTGTGTTGAAAGAATCTGAGTTTAGAGACCATTTAAAAAACACGGATTGGTCCGTGTATCAAGACAAATATGTTGCATTGTTTTGCTCTGAAGATGCTATTTTACCAGCTTGGGCTTTTACGTTGGTAACAGTTCATTTAGTGCCTTATGCGTTAAAGGTTGTCCAAGGCTCAAAAGAAAACGCAATCATTGAGTGGTATCAAGATGTGTTAAACAAATTGGATTATACAGACTATTTTGATAAGCCTTTAATTTTAAAAGGCTGTGCTAAGAAACAAGTACCTCAAGAAGTTTACACTATTGCCATTCAAAAGTTAATTAAAGTGGCAAAAAGTGTTATGTTTGGTGAAGCTTGTTCGGCAGTGCCTTTGTATAAAAGAAAATAA
- a CDS encoding SufE family protein encodes MTIQEIQNEIVDEFSMFDDWMQRYEYIIELGKSLPLIDEQYKTEDNIIKGCQSKVWVHAEENEGKIQFTADSDAILTKGIIAILIRAFSNQTPAAILEANTDFVDEIGLKEHLSPTRANGLVSMIKQIKMYALAFQTKNN; translated from the coding sequence ATGACAATACAAGAAATACAAAACGAAATTGTAGATGAGTTTTCGATGTTTGATGATTGGATGCAACGCTACGAATACATCATTGAATTAGGAAAATCACTGCCTTTAATTGACGAACAATATAAAACCGAAGATAATATTATTAAAGGTTGTCAATCTAAAGTTTGGGTACATGCAGAAGAAAATGAAGGTAAAATTCAATTTACTGCAGACAGTGATGCTATTTTAACGAAAGGAATCATTGCTATTTTAATTAGAGCTTTTTCTAATCAAACACCAGCAGCTATTTTAGAAGCGAATACAGATTTTGTAGATGAAATTGGATTGAAAGAACATTTATCACCTACTAGAGCCAATGGTTTGGTATCTATGATTAAACAGATAAAAATGTATGCTTTGGCATTTCAAACAAAAAACAATTAA
- the hflX gene encoding GTPase HflX — protein MLEKETHNFEKTVIVGIVTQLQDEDKLNEYLDELEFLTYTAGGEVVKRFTQKMDKPNPKTFVGSGKLEEINYYIKDNEVKTVIFDDELTPAQQKNITRELDCKVLDRTNLILDIFAQRAETSYARTQVELAQCQYLLPRLTGMWTHLERQRGGIGMRGPGETEIETDRRIVRDRIALLKEKIKTIDKQMAIQRSNRGAMVRVALVGYTNVGKSTLMNAVGKSEVFVENKLFATLDTTVRKTVIKNLPFLLSDTVGFIRKLPTQLVESFKSTLDEVREADLLLHVVDISHPDFEDHIESVNQILQDIKSADKPTIMVFNKIDAYSYDKIDETDITIEKTTKNFSLEDWKKTWMSKLGDKNTLFISATEKANFEEFREKVYEAVREIHITRFPYNKFLYPDYKEAIENE, from the coding sequence ATGTTAGAAAAAGAAACACATAATTTTGAAAAAACTGTAATCGTTGGAATTGTAACACAACTTCAAGATGAAGACAAACTTAATGAATATCTTGATGAGTTAGAATTTTTAACTTATACTGCAGGTGGTGAAGTTGTAAAAAGGTTTACTCAAAAAATGGACAAACCTAATCCTAAAACATTTGTAGGAAGTGGTAAACTTGAAGAAATTAATTATTACATTAAAGATAATGAGGTTAAAACCGTAATTTTTGATGATGAATTAACTCCTGCTCAACAAAAAAATATTACAAGAGAATTAGATTGTAAAGTTTTGGACCGAACTAATCTTATTTTGGATATTTTTGCTCAAAGAGCAGAAACTTCGTACGCCAGAACTCAAGTAGAATTAGCTCAATGTCAATATTTACTACCACGATTAACCGGAATGTGGACACACTTAGAACGTCAACGCGGTGGTATTGGTATGCGTGGTCCTGGTGAAACAGAAATTGAAACGGACCGACGTATAGTTCGTGATCGTATTGCTTTATTAAAAGAAAAAATCAAAACAATTGACAAACAAATGGCTATTCAACGAAGTAATCGTGGTGCCATGGTACGCGTTGCTTTAGTAGGTTATACCAATGTAGGTAAATCTACTTTAATGAATGCTGTTGGGAAAAGCGAAGTGTTTGTAGAAAATAAATTATTTGCTACACTAGATACCACTGTAAGAAAAACGGTAATTAAAAATTTACCTTTTTTATTATCAGATACGGTTGGTTTCATTAGAAAACTTCCAACGCAATTAGTTGAATCTTTTAAAAGTACACTTGATGAAGTTCGTGAAGCCGATTTATTATTGCATGTAGTTGATATTTCTCATCCTGACTTTGAAGACCATATTGAATCTGTAAATCAGATTTTACAAGATATTAAGAGTGCCGACAAACCAACAATAATGGTATTCAATAAAATTGATGCTTACAGCTATGATAAAATAGATGAAACGGACATTACTATTGAAAAAACTACTAAAAACTTTTCACTAGAAGATTGGAAAAAAACTTGGATGAGTAAATTAGGAGATAAAAACACCTTATTTATTTCTGCTACTGAAAAAGCCAATTTTGAAGAATTTAGAGAAAAAGTCTATGAAGCTGTTCGAGAAATTCACATCACACGTTTTCCATACAACAAGTTTTTATATCCCGATTACAAAGAAGCGATCGAAAATGAATAA